In Veillonellaceae bacterium, the genomic window ATGATGATGTGGTTCTGAGGTTACTATTTTTAACGCATGAGTTATTGCTGTAATAATGTCAATGGTAAATTGCTGTTCGAGTGCTTTAACTTTTGTATAGGTTTCACCCTTATAAGTAACAACATAACGAGG contains:
- a CDS encoding late competence development ComFB family protein, translating into MELKNFMEDLVFQHLDRIIASDPRVCNCEKCRYDVAALALNFLPPRYVVTYKGETYTKVKALEQQFTIDIITAITHALKIVTSEPHHH